CCAAACCAAAATAGAGTCGGAGTGGTATGTCCTCCATGAACCCGATTTACGGAACAAGCGTGCATTAGGAGCAATTTCGTCCAAAGTGTTCACAAATTTATGGTGTAGTTCTGGGTCCTCCATTATATTCAACATCTGTTTGGAACGTCTGTCGTTTACCAAACGGCCATGGGCCAATAAATAGTAATACCTGCATACTTGTGTTACCGTAGCGGCGTGACTTAGGTTCTTCAACGGCTCCCGATTGGTGTCACCACCTCCACCATAACGCTTTCCTACCCAAAGGCCACCACCTCTATCCTCATCATAAAAGTTGTAGTTCGGGTCCGTCATTACGGCCTCCAGCTTTTCATAACCAACACGATCGATCATGCGTGTGGATGCGGCATTATTAGATTTGCTAATCATTAAGCGCATGTCCTTTTTGACTTCTGCTGTTTCTTTTAACTCTCCCTTTTCAATGGCATCCATAGCCGCCAAGAGAATGGCAATTTTAGGTAAACTTGCAGCATACATCATATGGTTGCCGTTTACTCGCGCAAAACGAACGTTATCCGGGTTGCTTAAATCCACGATACCCACGGCCATCTTTTTTTGAGCAATAAGTTGACGCCAATCGGAATGGGTAGCGAGTTCGTTCTCTAAATTTACCTGAAGCGAACTATCTACCAATTTGGAAAGGGATTTTATCTTAGCATCGACTATCGCTATGGGAAGGTCGCTCTGTGCTAAAATAGATACACTAGAAAGCAAGGTTAAAATAAAAATACTAAGGTTTGATTTCATTGATTACTTTGGTTTAAAAAATGTAGTCAAAATTATATAATCCATTGGCAGGTAGATTGTTAATTTTTAAGGAATACAGTTGGTCGACAAATCCAATGAAAATGAGCTGCGATGTTCTTAATATAAATATTTTCTGTTAAAATTTCCTTTTTAAAGTCGCTAACAACGTACCTATGCAGGCTTTTTTCATGAAAAAATAGATGCATGATAAACGCGAACGTTTATTATTTAATGTATATTTCAAAGCGAAGTCAATAACATCAAATGAACCTTAAAGATGGCGTAAGAACTTCTGAGAATAAAGTATCCTCGGAAGCAAGAAAGCTTAGTGAGCTTGTAAAGGATGCTTCCAAATCCTTGGTTGATCGTTTGGAATGCTATGAGGATATCATGAGTTTGGAGGTCGGGGACACAGGTTTAAGTAGGGCCAAGACCCTGGAGCGTGAGTTTGACCTTCGTCAGTTGTACATAAAATATGAAGGCGACAATCCCACGGGGACTCAAAAGGACCGCATTGCCTTTGCGCAATTGTACGATGCCTTGAGGCGTGAATATAAGGTCGTATCCTTGGCCACTTGCGGCAATTATGGCGTAGCTATGGCACTGGCTGCAGATTTGGCCGGAATTGCTTGTAAGGTCTATATTCCGGAATCCTACCATACCGATAGAATTGAAGAAATTGAAAAACTGGACGCAGAAATTATCCGATTGCCGGGCAGTTATGAAGATGTCGTTATGGCAAGTACGGAACATGCCAACAAAAATGGATGGTATGATGCCAATCCGGGTGGTGCCAATACCCCTTTACAGATATCGGCCTATGCACAAATAG
This sequence is a window from Maribacter aestuarii. Protein-coding genes within it:
- a CDS encoding serine hydrolase; the encoded protein is MKSNLSIFILTLLSSVSILAQSDLPIAIVDAKIKSLSKLVDSSLQVNLENELATHSDWRQLIAQKKMAVGIVDLSNPDNVRFARVNGNHMMYAASLPKIAILLAAMDAIEKGELKETAEVKKDMRLMISKSNNAASTRMIDRVGYEKLEAVMTDPNYNFYDEDRGGGLWVGKRYGGGGDTNREPLKNLSHAATVTQVCRYYYLLAHGRLVNDRRSKQMLNIMEDPELHHKFVNTLDEIAPNARLFRKSGSWRTYHSDSILVWGQDPGRRYILVALIDDPNGEQIIRSLVKPIEKVLKKPVL
- a CDS encoding pyridoxal-phosphate dependent enzyme, whose product is MNLKDGVRTSENKVSSEARKLSELVKDASKSLVDRLECYEDIMSLEVGDTGLSRAKTLEREFDLRQLYIKYEGDNPTGTQKDRIAFAQLYDALRREYKVVSLATCGNYGVAMALAADLAGIACKVYIPESYHTDRIEEIEKLDAEIIRLPGSYEDVVMASTEHANKNGWYDANPGGANTPLQISAYAQIAQEIFEDLGDAPKYCAVPVSNGTLFAGIYRGFVSLYKRGKTSRVPKMIAASSSFKNPIVQSFLLGLDHCKDLNPEAIKETKYNEPLINWHSFDGEEALYALKESYGNAYNISDKKLKEMSALLSKKEGYKILPASTAGLIGLLELDEELNLEPDRFVAVLTAKN